A single region of the Microthrixaceae bacterium genome encodes:
- a CDS encoding DUF3499 family protein gives MTLFLAEPVDTVPSRRRGDAIPCRRPGCGRPSTVLIRYDAAGGQVVIDAVTSAHSQAEVETLSPAQPLCDEHGERLRAPQGWVVVDHRRPARLSEDGAPGRPASSAASPSANSASSELGPDQRRRSRRWGEFGRMPSERQVTPTEPVFMTDAFAAALAEPAPEPIPEPMASGPPNASPQPAGSESAPPYENAPYENVPERIMPEPTVQEAPPRPSRRRPAAKRSEQSGDEPDILKPKGGMLARAFGASGEQRSVLTEPLGKPSPDEADQTDQSDPPGESRP, from the coding sequence ATGACCTTGTTCCTGGCTGAACCGGTCGACACCGTGCCCTCGCGACGTCGCGGCGACGCGATTCCCTGTCGCCGTCCCGGATGCGGGCGTCCGTCGACCGTATTGATTCGCTACGACGCCGCAGGCGGTCAGGTCGTCATCGACGCGGTGACGAGCGCTCACTCGCAAGCGGAGGTCGAGACGTTGTCGCCGGCCCAACCGCTGTGTGACGAACACGGCGAACGTCTTCGCGCACCGCAGGGATGGGTCGTTGTCGATCACCGACGCCCCGCGCGGTTGTCGGAGGACGGGGCGCCGGGTCGGCCGGCGTCGAGTGCCGCGAGCCCATCGGCGAACTCGGCGAGTTCGGAACTCGGTCCCGACCAGCGGCGCAGGTCGCGTCGGTGGGGGGAGTTCGGACGCATGCCGAGCGAGCGTCAGGTAACGCCGACGGAGCCGGTCTTCATGACCGACGCCTTCGCCGCGGCGCTGGCCGAACCCGCTCCCGAACCCATCCCCGAACCGATGGCGTCTGGCCCACCGAATGCGTCGCCGCAGCCGGCCGGGTCGGAGTCTGCTCCACCCTATGAGAACGCGCCCTATGAGAACGTGCCGGAGCGGATCATGCCCGAACCGACGGTTCAGGAGGCACCGCCTCGCCCGAGCCGTCGCCGACCGGCGGCGAAGCGCTCCGAGCAATCCGGCGACGAGCCCGACATCCTCAAGCCGAAAGGTGGGATGTTGGCTCGGGCGTTCGGGGCGTCGGGGGAGCAACGTTCGGTGCTCACCGAACCCCTGGGCAAGCCGTCGCCCGACGAGGCCGACCAGACTGACCAATCCGACCCGCCAGGCGAGTCTCGGCCGTAG
- a CDS encoding phospholipase translates to MLQVIGQVEPQTDSLQVEFAHHSTCGAEPEVVVAPDGRSATVRVADDQPAVYVGAPWAIDETGKELPTTFTSKGASLIQTVDTSQAIGLVVFDPTYSSISCSGHWSALDAYTYLDLNTDGMAHCPVFAMLRAWAMAYNTEGGDYLPVWAHETNVANDFGPVAVKQAGGCSFSPDTGWAWDFQLPCKAHDYCYDLRRAAFSGTVSDKDCDDAFLFLMEAHCNDRVFYADCRIIRDIFYAFVRDATVVAYANPGKVKVVNRQTGSVSMSKGHRVQTAHRFSSGHALR, encoded by the coding sequence GTGCTTCAGGTTATTGGGCAGGTCGAACCTCAGACTGATTCGCTCCAGGTTGAATTCGCTCATCACTCCACCTGCGGAGCAGAGCCAGAGGTAGTCGTGGCCCCGGATGGGCGATCGGCGACTGTCCGAGTAGCGGACGACCAGCCCGCGGTCTACGTGGGTGCGCCTTGGGCCATCGACGAGACAGGTAAGGAGTTGCCTACGACCTTTACGTCCAAAGGTGCATCGCTGATCCAGACCGTGGACACAAGTCAAGCAATCGGTCTTGTGGTGTTCGATCCGACTTATAGTTCGATTTCATGTTCCGGCCACTGGTCGGCATTGGATGCGTATACTTACCTGGACTTGAATACCGATGGCATGGCACATTGCCCGGTGTTCGCGATGCTCCGGGCTTGGGCGATGGCCTACAACACCGAGGGCGGCGACTACCTACCGGTTTGGGCGCATGAGACTAACGTAGCAAATGATTTCGGCCCGGTCGCAGTCAAACAAGCTGGCGGATGCTCATTCTCCCCTGATACCGGTTGGGCATGGGACTTTCAACTCCCATGCAAGGCTCACGACTATTGTTATGATCTTCGGCGCGCGGCATTTTCAGGCACCGTTTCCGATAAGGACTGCGATGATGCCTTCCTATTTCTTATGGAGGCGCACTGCAATGACCGGGTATTCTATGCTGACTGTCGGATCATACGCGACATTTTCTACGCGTTTGTGAGAGACGCGACGGTGGTTGCCTATGCCAATCCTGGCAAGGTCAAAGTTGTCAATCGACAAACAGGAAGTGTGTCGATGTCGAAGGGCCATCGAGTGCAGACGGCGCACCGCTTCAGCAGTGGTCATGCCTTGCGGTGA
- a CDS encoding transposase, with product MKEQFRAIFAGDLTRDEAAELLDRWCARAQRSRLAPFIKSAKTMRHRRDLILNAIEHGISNGRVEGLNTKVRLITRRAYGFHSADAALALVMLGAGPIHLKLPHERTTVPTA from the coding sequence ATGAAGGAACAGTTCCGGGCGATCTTCGCCGGCGACCTCACCCGCGACGAAGCCGCCGAACTGCTCGACCGGTGGTGTGCCCGCGCACAGCGATCCCGTCTCGCCCCGTTCATCAAGTCCGCCAAGACGATGCGTCACCGCCGAGACCTCATCCTGAACGCCATCGAACACGGCATCAGCAACGGCCGAGTCGAAGGCCTCAACACCAAAGTCCGCCTCATCACCCGACGGGCCTACGGCTTCCACTCCGCCGATGCCGCCCTCGCCCTCGTCATGCTCGGAGCCGGACCCATCCACCTCAAACTCCCACACGAACGAACAACCGTTCCCACAGCATGA
- a CDS encoding IS110 family transposase: MSEPITEVIVGVDTHAEIHVAVAIDHVGRVLGELEIPTTRRGYRQLCTWARQFGDVRRAGVEGTGTYGAGLAASMAADGIEVIEVNRPNRQHRRRHGKSDPTDAHAAAKAVLSGEATATPKARDGIVESIRVTQVVRRSAIKARTQATLQIRDLVLTAPDAIRDDLRDLKAPQRAERATRWRPGDDTDPVSATRRAIRSLAKRWLELTAEIDRLDSELDRLVHLATPTLLDEFGVGPDVAAKLIVAAGDNPGRCATEASFAALCGVSPIPASSGKTTRHRLNRGSDRQANNALWTVALVRLAHHPETKTYAARRTAESLSRTEIMRCLKRALARRFHRILLDDLARLT; the protein is encoded by the coding sequence ATGTCAGAACCAATCACCGAAGTCATCGTCGGTGTCGACACCCACGCAGAGATCCACGTTGCCGTGGCGATCGACCATGTCGGTCGCGTTCTCGGCGAACTCGAGATCCCCACAACCCGCCGTGGCTACCGCCAACTCTGCACCTGGGCCCGCCAGTTCGGTGACGTCCGGCGGGCCGGGGTTGAAGGCACCGGCACCTACGGCGCGGGGCTCGCAGCGTCTATGGCTGCAGATGGGATAGAAGTGATCGAAGTCAACCGCCCGAACCGTCAACACCGACGTCGTCACGGCAAGAGTGACCCCACTGATGCTCACGCCGCAGCCAAGGCGGTATTGTCCGGTGAGGCCACCGCGACACCAAAGGCCCGTGACGGGATCGTGGAATCGATACGGGTCACCCAGGTTGTGCGCCGCTCAGCGATCAAGGCCCGCACCCAAGCCACGCTGCAGATCCGTGATCTGGTCCTCACCGCGCCCGACGCGATCCGCGACGATCTCCGCGACCTCAAAGCCCCTCAACGCGCCGAGCGGGCTACACGCTGGCGTCCCGGTGACGACACCGACCCGGTCTCGGCAACCCGCCGCGCGATCCGGTCCCTCGCCAAACGATGGCTCGAACTCACCGCTGAAATCGACCGGCTCGACTCCGAACTCGACCGCCTCGTGCACCTCGCGACTCCGACACTGCTCGACGAGTTCGGTGTCGGCCCCGACGTGGCCGCGAAGCTGATTGTCGCCGCCGGCGACAATCCCGGTCGTTGCGCGACCGAAGCATCATTCGCCGCCCTATGCGGTGTCAGCCCCATCCCGGCCTCGTCAGGCAAGACGACCCGCCATCGCCTCAACCGTGGCAGTGACCGCCAAGCCAACAACGCACTTTGGACCGTCGCACTCGTCCGCCTCGCCCACCACCCCGAGACCAAGACCTACGCCGCCCGACGCACCGCCGAAAGCCTCTCACGCACAGAAATCATGCGCTGCCTCAAACGAGCACTCGCCCGACGATTCCACCGAATCCTCCTCGACGACCTCGCCCGATTGACATAG